GCAGCCGGAAGATTTTTCAGTTCTGAGCCATTTTCAGTTGCCACTGTTTCCGTTAGCGGCATTGGCCGTTTTTGGTGGGCTTATTCCTCTTAATTTAGCCTCTACTTTTGGCTTGCCTGAAGCCGCCACCTCACCTAGCTGGCTACACATTACCGCCATCGCTTTTTCATTAGTTGGCATTGTTATCGCCTATGTCATGTATTTTCCACGAAAAAAATCGAACGCCTCTGGTGTAACAGAACATAAGCCATTCGTCGTCAATGCAAACGTAAAATCATTTTTTACCAACGGATTAGGGTTCGATTGGCTTTATTCTTACCTATTTGTAAAACCCTTTCATTTCCTTTCAAGTAAAAATAAAAACGACATAGTAGATCAAATTTATACGTTCAACGCTTGGTTTGCTATCACGTGGCATGAATTACTCGTACTCACTCAATCAGGTCGGATGCGTTGGTATATTGCCAGTATGGCGGGTGGGTTTGCTTTATTATTAGGAGTGGTGCTATGGATTCTGTAAATACATTAGCGAACAACACCGTCGAGATAAGTTCAGTAGCCATGATTGTTCTCATTGCATTGCCCATGCTAGGCGGTGCGTTAGCGTGGGCGCTGAATAATTACCACCAGCATGCTGCCAAAATGGTAGCGGGCACCACCACATTACTGTCGTTACTTGTTCTCGTTATTTGTTATCAGCCACTCACCAGTCCACCGCTTGAAACATCGATGCAATGGTTTCCTCGGTTCAACATTCATTTCTCTTTAATGTTAGACGGTCTTAGCTATCTACTTATCTTACTCACTTTATTACTCACCCTGTTGTGTGTATTTATTTCAAGTAAACAAATTAAAGAAAAACAGGGGTTCTATTATTTTAATTTGCTGTTTAGTTTAAGCGGCATCGTAGGGGTATTTTTGGCCTCAGATTTATTCTTATTTTTCTTTTTTTGGGAAGTGATGCTACTGCCCATTACGGCGTTAATTTTAGTATGGGGATATGAGAACAGGCGCTATGCCGCCATTAAGTTTTTCATTTTTACACAAGCAAGTAGCTTACTTATGCTAATTGCCATTATTGCGCTCGCTATCATCCATTTTCAGCAAACAAGTCAATACAGCTTTAACTTTACCGAACTACAGCAAGTAAGCCTTACGGCCAACACCGAAATGTGGTTGTTACTAGGCTTTTTTGTCGCCTTTGCCGTTAAATTGCCTGCTGTCCCTTTCCATACTTGGCTGCCCGATGCGCATACCCAAGCCCCCACTGCGGGCAGTGTATTACTTGCAGGTATTCTATTAAAAACAGGTGCGTATGGATTATTACGCTTAGTACTGCCTTTATTTCCTGAGGCTGCACAAATTTTTGCCCCCTACGCGGTCACGATGGGAGTGGTAAGCATTATTTATGGTGCCGTGATGGCGTTTGCACAAACCGATTTTAAACGGTTAGTCGCCTATTCTAGTATTAGCCACATGGGATTTATTCTGTTAGCGGTATTTAGCTTTAATAAAGTTGCGCTAGATGGTGCCCTTTTCATCATGGTGGCACATGGTGTAAGTAGTGCGGCGTTGTTTTCAATGGCGGGCGCTATTCAACATCGGCTTCACACCCGAGAATTATTTTCAATGGGCGGCATGTGGCATTCGGCACCAAAAATGGGGGTCATGCTGTTAATTTTTATGGCTGCTGCGGTTGGCCTGCCCGGCCTTGCTAACTTTGTTGGTGAATTTATGGCGCTGGTCGGTAGCTTTAGTGCATACCCTGTTGCGACCTCAATTGCTGCATTGGGCGTGATCGGCTCGGCAATTTATGGATTAAAGCTTTTTCAGCGCGCATTCCAAGGAAAGCCAAATGTCATTATTCCCGATCTTGGCAAAACCGAAATGGGCTACTTCTCCTGTTTAGTCATTTTATTGTTTGTGCTTGGCGTTTTTCCTCAGATCATTTTTAATGTAACTGAAGCCAGTATGCAGAAAATACATTATGCAATAAATAACAAATCAAAAACGCATGACGATAACCTGTTACTCGCTAAACAACAAATCAACAATGCCACCAGTCAAACTAATAACTCAACGCCCTCAACAATTGCAAACACGCAACATAACCTAATGAAAAAAGAGATAAGCCAACATGACGATTAATGAACTCTTCCTTTTTTCTCCACATATTTTTCTGGGGATCGCCGCTGTTTTTGTCATGCTACAAATTGCGTTTAAGCGTTCTCATCATATTACCTATACAGCTACCATCGTCGTATTGCTCATTACTTCTTTGCTAACATTCTTTGTTTGGCCACAATCTCCCAAGTTTGTTACAGGTATTTTTGTAATGGACACCTTTGCTGCCTTTTTTATTCAGCTTATTCTTATTGCCAGTATCTCCGTTGTTATTTTTCACAAGCGCTATGCCGACGCCCCCCAACATAACAACGAAGTCAGCGTTCATCGTGAAGTAAATGAAGAGTTTTATTTGTTATTATTGCTGGCTTCACTTGGCGGTTGCTTATTGGTGAGTGCGAATCATGCCGTATCATTTTTTCTGGGTATTGAGCTGGTTAGTATCGCCGCCTTAGCAATGCTAGGTTATGCCCGACAACGTTCGCTAGCACTGGAGTCGGCATTCAAATATTTAATTATGTCGGGTGTTGGCACTGCTTTTATGCTTATGGGCTTAGCCCTGCTGTTTGCTCGCTCAGGTTCTTTACAACTTACCACAATGCTAACAGCGCAAAGTGACTATATGGTCGCCATTGGCATGCTATTAATTTTAGTAGGTGTTGGCTTTAAATTATCTTTAGTGCCCTTTCATTGGTGGACACCCGACGTATATCAAGGTGCGCCTGCCACGGCTACGATGTACATTGCCACCGTATCAAAAACGGCCGTTTTCGCCGCGCTGCTTCGTATTATAGTTAGCGTAGATACAGCAACCGTGCTTTTTTCTATACTCAGCGTCATCGCCGTATTAAGTATGGTGATAGGTAACTTATTAGCGCTCAAACAGTCTAATTTAAAACGGCTGTTAGCATATTCTGCTATTGCGCACATGGGCTATGTGCTGGTGGCAGCCATTTTGGCCATTAACTTAAACAGCTACCTAACTGTTGAAGCGTCGAGCTATTACTTATTGGCATATTTAGCGTCGAGCATTATCGCCTTTAGTGTTATGACAGCACTTTCTTCCATGCATCATCAGCAAGACGTTGAGTCACTCTCGCAATATCAAGGACTATTTTGGCATTCGCCATGGCTGGCTATTGCTTTAGTGTTAGCATTTTTATCGATGGCGGGTATGCCACTAACTATTGGATTTATTGGTAAGTTTTATTTGTTAAATATTGCTATTAATCAAATGGCTTGGTGGTTAGTCAGTGCAATGGTGTTAGGCAGTATTATTGGTCTTTATTATTATTTGCGAGTGATCTTCAGCTTATTCGCCGAAGCGCCTGAAACACAAACTGTTACCAACCCTCCCAGTGGTATATCGCTATTGTCTGGCGTTTGGTTAACATCTGTAACAGTTGCACTTGTACTGTTTGGCGTACTGCCTGAAATAATTGCTAAACCGATTGCTAGCCTGATCCTTGGCTAGCGTTGGCCTTACCGCTAACTTTATTTTAATTCGGTGAGTTTTATTTCAAGTGCACTAATAGGCTGAGGAGTGCTTTCCTTTAGCCAATCTAAAAACAGCTGTACCTCATTAAATTTATTTTTATGTTTTACATATAATTCATTAAGCATAAAAAGTGTCGAGATAGGTGCACTATTTACTGCGGGTAGTGCATAAATATCGCTCGATTGATATGCACGAATACCCGTTAGCTTTGTGTTCGAGCCGGTCAACATTTGTTGCTTACTAAACAAAGCCACTTGTTTACTCGACCACCCCAAATGATGCATACCTGTATCAATCACAAGTGCAGCTAACCAGCGCTGATAGGTAATAAGCGCTGGTATTTCACAGCTATTCATCAGCTGTTCTTCATTGTGTTTAAACTGTTCCACACACATCATTGCAGGTAACATTTTTACTGCAAGCGTTTGAGCACACGTTAACTCTTCAGGAATAATACTTGATGCTTCTTTCGGCTTGTTTTCATTAATTGCGTGGCAGTCTCGATACAATGCCAACGCGTCTGTTGGTCTGCTGCCAAGATTAGAAATTTTATTAAATTGTTGCACTGGCTTTTGTAAAATACTTAATTGCGACAATGCAAATTGATGTAACTTCGCAATATCAACCGCTCCACCCGCGTACGTATTTAATTTATGTTGATACCACAATTTGCCATTAGGTAAATGCCATAACCCATCGTGCGCTCTGCTTTTTGCTAAATACTCTTGCTCAAGAAATAGGTTTAACTCATTCAATGCGTTATTTATGCTATCCGACTGCGCACAGCCAACATTTTGTTCTGTTACCCACGCTACTTGCTTAAGTATATTTTTTACTTGATGAGCGCTTAAATAAATACTGTTAAATTGACCTTCTTTAAGTCGCGTAATGGTGTGCTTAATTAACTGCGGTACCAGTGCATATTTTTTAGATAACGTATTGCAAGTATATACTTCCTCACCCTCTAACTTAAGCGCTGCCGCAAACTCTGAAATGACCCCAGAATATTCATCAATGGGTAAAAACCGAGACGGAAAACGTTCAGAAATTAACTCCATATCTGTTCGCCACCGAAGTGATAAGTAATCAGTTTTTTGCTGAACAGGTAATGACTCCACATCAACACTATTTAACACGGCCTGCGTATCCACATTTAACGCATGTTTATTTTTTAAATAGTGATCAGAGTATTTATCTGTCAGTAGCCACTCATAATTTGACGGCTGACTAAAATCAGCATTTAAAACGTTTAAAGCTGCCACTGGTGAATGAAAACGAGTATGGGTATGAATGCGCGACAAATAATCAGTTTTCACGCTCTTTATTTGTGCAGAAGCAGACGCCTCAGCAGCCGTTTTTTGCTCAATGTGTGATGCTGAATTATTTACGTCATCGTTATTTTTCTTCCCACATCCGCCTAATAAAATTAATAGCGAGAGCGATAATATTTTTTTCATATTCAATTTTAGTAATATCAGTGAGTTAGCCTATACTTATTTTACCAGTACTTTGAGCGGCATGCTTATGATTTATTCATTTCAAAATTCAGCTTTTAGAGACAGCCTAACCGGACTTTACAACGAAGCCTATTTCATGGAAATTTTTAATCGTGAGTGGCACCGATTAATGCGCGAACAAGATGCGTTGTCATTCGTCATTGTTAATCCGCATATCAAAACGTTGGATGAAAATAGCAAAGTGGGGTTTCAAATTGTCGCAAAAGTATTAGAAAAAAGCGTGTTACGTGCCACCGATTTATTATCTCGGTTTCATGATAACGAATTTGCTGTAGGCCTATTTAATTTAAATGAAAATGGAACTAATACCATTATTCAACGCATATACGACAACTTAGACTCCATTTCTGACGAGCTTTATAAACTCAATATCCATGTCTCTATTGGTGCGCTTAACGTGCTGCCAAATAACGATATTGACTTAATGAACATTATTCGTTCGGCAAAAGAACTGGCAGAAGCCGCTTACAAAGAAAATAAACAAGGTTACAAGTTAGAATATTACCAATGTCATTAGGGCTTGTTGACCTCAAATACTCATTCATCTTGAGCGTGTTTAATCGCACGTTCAGACTCTTGTTTTAACGATTCAAATTTGTTGAAAGCTGAAGACACTTTATTTTGATCTTCCCGTGACAAAGAAATTGATACATTGCATGCTTCATTTGTACAGCTAAAACTTGAGCCTGACAGCAACAACTGAGAATCAAAAATAATAGGCATACCACAGCCCGGACAGTTAATTGTGGAAGTAAAAGACATAAACACTCCTTATTCAATGCTTGTTAATGTGCTTAGTGGGCATCGGAGCAATGCCTTTGGTAAATACATCAATAATTGCCGTAATCCCTTTAGGCAGCGGAAGCTGTCCAGCCTCTATACTTACTTCGTACTTTGCTGAACTACTGGTACTTGAGTTGCTCGCTATTGTACCGTGTAACTCCGACGTAAATTGTTGTCCTTTATAGTCATTAGCGACTTTTTGATTTGCCGCTTTTTTTATATCTTCAGACGACTCCGAGTTACATTGGGTCGAACTTTTTACCTCCATCTCAAACGCCACATTTAGCTTTTCAACTGCTAACGAATTAATGGGAATTAACGTCATTAAAGGCACCGTAAAATTCATCGCCACACTATCACTTGGCTGACCACTTTCATCGACAACCTGTCTTTCCATTTTGAACTTAACCATCACAGGAGAAAGAATATCAGGCTCCTCATCGGATTGATTAAAGCATGTACTTAAAACAAACTGTGTTTGCGACCTTGCCATCATTCCATTTGCATCAGCAGTTGCTTTTAATGGGGCTCCTATTAACGCCTTTAAAGGCAATCCACTAAACTGCCTAGCAATAGGTGACTTATCATTATCGTTTTCCATGGCGTTCCTTAAGTATTAAGACCCTAACTAACCGGGTATTTGCGCTCGAATTGCACGTTCATATCCTTCTATTACCTTCTGCAACCCTTCGGGCGGTTCTGCCCCGGTTAATGTAATTTCGATTTTGGTATTTTCATTAGTTTCATCTTTATGTTTACCAAACAAGCCGCCTTTTTTATTCGTTGGAAAAGCAACATACACTTCATCATTTTCGTCGGTGGTGACTTCTAAATGCGCCGTAAATTTCACTTCCGTAATTTTTTGCGTACTAATGGGGGATAAGGTTATTAGCGGAATATTGGCAACGACCGTTTCAATACCGTCGGGAGTTCTACTTGGAAATTCCATCGCCACCATTTTGGGGCGGTGGGTTATTCTATTTCCATTACTGTCGTGTTCCTCGTGCTCTATTTCATCAAAATAATCATCTAAATGTTTTCTGCCCTCATCTTCAACAGCCTGAGAAGCACTGTGTATACTTTCTTGAATTGCCTGCATAAGCGCTTGAAACTTAATCATTACTAACCTTCTTTTTACTTATTGATATTTAGTTAGGTGCAAGCACCAACGGCACTTGCACATTGCTTCAATAAACTATCGTGGCAAACAATAAACCCACCACAAAATGAGCAGGTTATTACTTATCACTTCCTGTAGGCTTAAGCATAATAGGATCAATATTTTTAGTGAATGCATCAATAATTGTTGTCACACCTTTTGGCAGCGGTAACTGTCCAGCATGCACATCAATCACATACTTAGCCTGATTTGACGACTCATAATGCTGACTTTCTTTAGATGTTGACTCACTTTCGCTGGAAACCGAACCATGCACTTCAACAGAAAAAAAACCTGCATTATATTTAGCTGTTATTTCTGCACTTGCAGAAGTTTTTTGCTGCTCTGATGTTTCAGTATCGTGAGAATTAGAACTTTTCACTTCCATTTCAAAATGCACTGTTACATCATCAACCGCTAAAGAGTTGAGTGGAATTATCGTCATTAACGGGACTGTAAACGAGGTATTTACTGGATCGGCTTGCCCACCATCGGCGGTAACCACTGCTCGCTGCATATTAAACGTGATCATCTTAGGTGTAAGATTTGAATTATCTTCACCTTCAAAACACGTACTTAACAAAAATTGTGTTTGCGTTCTTGCCATCATTCCATTGGCATCGGCTGATGCTTTTAAAGGTGCACCAATAAGCGACTTAATGGGTAGTCCACTAAATTGCTGCGCCATAGACACTAAACCGGTCATAATATAAATCCTTATATTGTTAGTTAATAAATTGATTCAATTTCAAAACTAACTGACAATCCATCTGTCTGCTATGCATTCACAATTTATGCCTGCACAATTTGTCGGTAAGTTATTTGAAGCCTAATCATTACACTGCAAATTACTTCCAAGTAGCAACTTAGCTTGTTCGCACCTGTGCGCTAATATAGCTACGTTAATAATATATAGGGCACAAATTAACCATGGTCAATTTTCAACCACTCATTCAAGGTTATCGCATTCACCCTAACAGGGAACGGCGAGTCATTAGATACAAAGTGAAGGGAAGATATTTAGTATGGATATTTTAAGAAGCTAGTGTAGCTAAACGCTTAAGTACACCATTGAAGTAGTTAACTGCCTACCTCTTAGCGAACGCCAAAACGATAGGCAGTGTAGCAGTACATTGAGTTTAAAAACTTACGCTAATCGCGCATTTAGCTTTCACGAATAATATGATCAAATGCTGATAATGCTGCCTTTGATCCTTCACCCATTGCAATCACAATTTGCTTGTATGGCACAGTGGTTACATCGCCAGCGGCAAAAATACCAGGCTCAGTTGTATTACAGCGTTCGTCCACAATTATTTCGCCATGTTTAGTGCGCTCAACTACGCCATTTAAAAATTCGCTGTTTGGCACTAAACCGATTTGCACAAAAATACCCGAAAGACTTTGCTGCTTTACTTCGCCTGTGTTTCTATCTTCGTAAGCGATACCCACAACCTTACCGTTTTCTGCAATCACTTCTTTGGTTGCAGCGCTTTTAATAATCGTGATTTTGTCGTGCGCTTCTGCTTTATCAACCAGCACTTTGTCGGCTTTTAATTCAGATAAAAATTCAAATACGGTTACATGATTAACCATTCCCGCTAAATCAAGCGCAGCCTCTATACCCGAGTTACCACCTCCCACTACGGCAACATCTTTGCCTTTGAAGAATGGACCATCACAGTGTGGGCAATATGCCACGCCAGAGCCAATATTTTCTCTTTCGCCCGGCACACCTAGCTCACGCCATTTGGCACCTGTCGCAATGATAACCGTTTTAGATTCTATTACTTCACCACTCGATAAATGCAGCTTCTTTGGCGCTGCAGCTTTGTTAGCATCTTTCTCTATTTTTTCGACACGTAAAAATTCTTTAATCGTAATATCGTAATCACTCAAATGAGCCTGCATATTGCCAGTTAACTCTGTGCCCGTTGTTTTAGGTACTGAAATTAAGTTTTCAATGCCTACCGTGTCTTTCACTTGACCACCAATTCGATCGGCAATCATAGTGACATTTAAGCCTTTTCGCGCAGCATAAATTGCCGAGGCAACACCTGCAGGCCCCGCGCCTATCACCGTAACGTCTTGCAGAGGTAACTGCTCTTGTTCATCACTGCCTAAAATATAGGGAAAACGCGCCACTAATTTATCTACAAGTTGCGCGGTGTCGATTTTACCGTTCGCAAACAATTCGCCATTTAAATAAACACTAGGCACACCTTGAATGTTACGGTCTTCAATTAAGTCTTGAAATAAACCACCGTCAATCATTTCACTGCTAATTTTGTCGTTCAGTAATGCGAACTGATTTAATGACTGAACCACATCAGGGCAGTTATGACAGCTTAATGAGATAAACACTTCAAAATGTAAATCTTCTTGAATTTTCTGTACCATTTTCGTCAAGGTATTATCCAGTTTTAGCTGCGTACCCGACGACTGTAAAATCGCTAAAATTAATGAATTGAATTCATGGCCACTGGGTATACCTGAAAAATGAATACCGTTGTTGTTACCGTCTACTTCTAAGAAAAATGTAATTGGATTTCTTAGTCCTTCATCACGTTCAACTAGTTCAAGGTTGTCAGATACCGAGCAAATTTGGGTTAAAAACGTGGTTAACTCTGTTCGTTTATCATGCTCACCAGTCTGTAAAACTAATGAGACCTTGTTAGTCATATTTTCGGTGTAAGTTTTTAATGCATTTAAAATATCGTTGCTTAACATAGGGCTACCTTTTTTACGTCAAAAAGCTAATACAGTGATTACTGGTGAATAATGGGCGGATACCAGTTTGGCTAGGTTCCGCCCTATTACTAAGAGAAGTACTTAGTTAACTTAGATTTTGCCTACAAGATCTAAGCTTGGTGTTAACGTTGCTTCACCTTGTTCCCATGCTGCAGGACATACTTCGCCATCGTTTTCACGTACATACTGTGCCGCTTTTACGTTACGAACCATGTCTTTAGCGCTACGACCAATACCACCAGCATGAATGTGTGCAACTTGAATGATGCCGTCAGGGTCCGCTAAAAAAGTACCACGATGTGCCATATGATCTTCTTCAATCATTACGTCGAAGCCACGTGTAATTGTGCCAGTTTGGTCACCAAGCATTGGAAATTTAATTTTTCCGATAGCGTCTGAAGAGTCGTGCCATGCTTTGTGCGAAAAGTGTGTGTCCGTTGATACTGCATATACTTCAACACCTAACTTTTGTAATTCTTCATATTGGTTTGCCATGTCTTCTAATTCTGTTGGACATACAAACGTAAAGTCAGCTGGGTAAAATAAAAAGATTGACCACTTACCTTTCACACTCTCAGACGTTACTTCAACAAACTCGCCGTTGTGGAATGCTTGTGCTTTAAATTCTGGGATTGATTTGCCAATTTGAGCCATGTTAATTTCCTCACTTGTTTAAAAAATGTTGTGTTATATACCCAATGCAATTGAAGATGCCGCTAGGCAATAAGTTTCTCAGTCCCCATAAGCTTAAAGCTCAGTGATTGGGGTGAAGTGCGCTATCAACAACGCTACACCTTCAAGTGAAACGGGTAAGAAAGCGTGTTTGCTTTCGATGGGTGTATATTAGAGGTAAGACGTTTATTGGTAAATTTGATTAAATTGATGTTGATATTCTAAAAAACTGAATCATAAGATTCACTATAACTAATAAAAAACAGAAAGATGATGCCGAGCGTTATTGAGGTATAGATAATTAACTATTTTTAATTAGAATATAAAATACGTTCAATAAAACTGATTAATAGCATGATCTCAATAAAGCAACTCCACTACGCACTTGCCATTGAAAAAACGCTCCACTTTAAAAAAGCGGCTGAAGCATGCAACGTCTCGCAATCTGCCCTTAGTACCGCAATTAATGAACTGGAAAAGCAATTGGGCGTCACTATTTTTGAACGTAATAACAAACAAGTGCTAATCACCAATGACGGTCAGCTCATCCTCAACAAAGCTAAAAGAGTGAAGCTAGAGCTAGACGAGCTGTTACAAATTTCACAGTCAAACCAACAACCCTTTGCCACGCCAATGACAATAGGCGTAATTCCCACCATCGGCCCTTATTTATTGCCAAAAGTATTGCCTGAAGTAAGAAAGCAGTTTCCAACCTTCAAATTAAGAATTATTGAAGAACAGTCACACGTACTGGTTGAAAAAGTAAGAAATGGCGAAATTGACGCCGCCATACTCGCACTGCCTTACCCCATTGATGGCTTAATGAGCTTTAACTTTTGGCAGGAAGACTTTTATTGGGTATGCCATAAAGACGAATGCCCTAAAAAAGCACAAGAAATTACCAGCGAAGAATTAGAAATTGAAAAGCTAATGCTATTAAAAGATGGCCACTGTTTAAAAGACCACGCATTAGCGGCCTGTAAACTACAAAACCAAAAGCAAGATACCGACTTTGACTCAGCCAGCTTACATACGCTAATTCAAATGGTAGCAGGAAAACTAGGCACAACATTAGTACCGCAAATGGCGCTTGATCAGTTAATTCATAACGAATCTGAATTAACCGCCGTACACCTTAACGAGCCGGGACCACATCGAACCATCGCACTTATTATTAGGCCAAATTACGTAAGAACTAAAGAGTTAACTTTGCTACAAAATATTTTTACCGAACAACTTACTAAAAAGTGTAAATAACTTACTTCGGGATAGGCTAAGTGTTCTATTTTGTTGAATGATGTTATCGACACAATCAAATTTACTGAATGTTAAAACGCAGTCATTATCTTACTCCAAAGTAACAGCACCTATAATTAGGAGAACGATATGACTACACTTTTTAGCAATATAAAATCTATGTTCAGCTCAGTACACAACAAGCCAGAAAAACAAGTTTGTAATTATTCAAACAACTATTATGGTGATCAATGCTGTTTAGCAAGCTCTGAAATAACTTCATGACTCATGAAGAAGGGCTAGTGTTAGCAAGGGTGCTAGGGCGTGTGAGAATCAGGGCGTATGAGAGTCGCTGCCTCTGCGAACTTGACTAGGAGTAGCGCCCGCAATACTGCGGAATTCTCTTGTCATATGCGCTTGATCGCTAAAACCAAATTGAACCGCTACATCGGCCAAATCTGCCTGCTTATTCGTACGTAAAAACTGAATAGTTTTCTTTATTCTTAAAACTCGCTGAAAATGTTTTGGCGTCATGCCTAGGCGGGTTTTAATCACTCTTTCAATTTGTCTTTGGCTCAGGTTACTCTGTTGACCAATTAGTCCCAACTTTGTTTCCTGTCCAATGCTTGAAAACACTTTTTCCAACGCAACGGGCATCACATCTGTAAAATTCATATTAAACGCTAACCAGTGGCGCAATGCTGCAATGCGACTGTGATTGTTATTCCGCTGTCTTAACGTTTCCAATAATGAATAAAAAGCAAAAGAAGTATCGTCCTTTTTTTGCAACAGCGCAGGCTGGTCATAGCATTTGCCAAGCACGCCAAACCCTATGCCGGGATGAAATCGAATACCTGCCAATTTAGCGCCCGGTGGTAAACTGATGACGTCAGCTTGTTTTCTTACAGGCAGCATTATCACGCCTTCAGAAAACAGCGTTTGTCCCATCATGATATTGCCATTTAAATTAAATATCACGCCGCTACCTGCATCTGAATATAATGGTTTAACAACAGGGTTAGGCAAACTTTCTGCAACCGTCACCGACCACACTCCCTGCACAAAAGCAGAGTGCGGCTGTTCAGGATGGAACAGCTGCAAATCAAAACCTTGCTGAATAATATTATTGTGAATAGCTACCTACCTCTGGTTTAAACGTTTTAGCAATCCGGTTCCAACTATTTATAGCATTAATTGCAATAGTTAAGTCGATAACTGCCTCCTCTCCTAGCACATCTACAATAGACTCGTAAGTAGCGTCATCCACTGGTTTACCTGCAGTGATATGTTCAGCCCAACCTAACG
This is a stretch of genomic DNA from Flocculibacter collagenilyticus. It encodes these proteins:
- a CDS encoding helix-turn-helix domain-containing protein; this encodes MQLFHPEQPHSAFVQGVWSVTVAESLPNPVVKPLYSDAGSGVIFNLNGNIMMGQTLFSEGVIMLPVRKQADVISLPPGAKLAGIRFHPGIGFGVLGKCYDQPALLQKKDDTSFAFYSLLETLRQRNNNHSRIAALRHWLAFNMNFTDVMPVALEKVFSSIGQETKLGLIGQQSNLSQRQIERVIKTRLGMTPKHFQRVLRIKKTIQFLRTNKQADLADVAVQFGFSDQAHMTREFRSIAGATPSQVRRGSDSHTP
- the ahpF gene encoding alkyl hydroperoxide reductase subunit F encodes the protein MLSNDILNALKTYTENMTNKVSLVLQTGEHDKRTELTTFLTQICSVSDNLELVERDEGLRNPITFFLEVDGNNNGIHFSGIPSGHEFNSLILAILQSSGTQLKLDNTLTKMVQKIQEDLHFEVFISLSCHNCPDVVQSLNQFALLNDKISSEMIDGGLFQDLIEDRNIQGVPSVYLNGELFANGKIDTAQLVDKLVARFPYILGSDEQEQLPLQDVTVIGAGPAGVASAIYAARKGLNVTMIADRIGGQVKDTVGIENLISVPKTTGTELTGNMQAHLSDYDITIKEFLRVEKIEKDANKAAAPKKLHLSSGEVIESKTVIIATGAKWRELGVPGERENIGSGVAYCPHCDGPFFKGKDVAVVGGGNSGIEAALDLAGMVNHVTVFEFLSELKADKVLVDKAEAHDKITIIKSAATKEVIAENGKVVGIAYEDRNTGEVKQQSLSGIFVQIGLVPNSEFLNGVVERTKHGEIIVDERCNTTEPGIFAAGDVTTVPYKQIVIAMGEGSKAALSAFDHIIRES
- a CDS encoding hydrogen peroxide-inducible genes activator is translated as MISIKQLHYALAIEKTLHFKKAAEACNVSQSALSTAINELEKQLGVTIFERNNKQVLITNDGQLILNKAKRVKLELDELLQISQSNQQPFATPMTIGVIPTIGPYLLPKVLPEVRKQFPTFKLRIIEEQSHVLVEKVRNGEIDAAILALPYPIDGLMSFNFWQEDFYWVCHKDECPKKAQEITSEELEIEKLMLLKDGHCLKDHALAACKLQNQKQDTDFDSASLHTLIQMVAGKLGTTLVPQMALDQLIHNESELTAVHLNEPGPHRTIALIIRPNYVRTKELTLLQNIFTEQLTKKCK
- the ahpC gene encoding alkyl hydroperoxide reductase subunit C, encoding MAQIGKSIPEFKAQAFHNGEFVEVTSESVKGKWSIFLFYPADFTFVCPTELEDMANQYEELQKLGVEVYAVSTDTHFSHKAWHDSSDAIGKIKFPMLGDQTGTITRGFDVMIEEDHMAHRGTFLADPDGIIQVAHIHAGGIGRSAKDMVRNVKAAQYVRENDGEVCPAAWEQGEATLTPSLDLVGKI